GACCAACGCCAGCGGCGGGGTGTCCGGCGGCTCCGGCGGCGTCGTCTACCTGATCAAGCCCACGCTCAAGCCGTGGCCGAAGGTCGCCGGCTCCACCAACTGGTGACCTGACACCGACCGACTGTTCGAGGGGTCCGCGTCGCCCGGCTCAGCCCGGCGACCGGGCCCCTCGGCCGTTTCGCCCGCACTTCGGCGCTGGTGCGGCTCGCCCGGTTGCTGACCGGTGACGAGCATCGGGCCGAGGACCTGGTTCAGGATGCCCTCGCCAGGGCGTACGCCCTCGGTCACGCTTCACCGGTTGGTGCATGGCTCCTTCGACGAGGCCTCGCTGGGCGTTCGCTCATCTGCGCGGCGCATGCGGGAGTCGGACAGGATACCGGCAGACTACACTCGGTAGCCCATCGAGGGAGGCGAATGTGGCGGACTGCTCGAAGTGTGGCCGGTCAAAGAGCTACGCGGGTGAATGCATGTACTGCTGGGGCCGGGAGGCGGGAGATGACATAAACGCCGGGAAAACCATTCGCCTGCCGAACTCCGATTCGAGGCGCGACATAGACACCGGGCAGACCTACCACCCGAAGAGTTCCGGTTGCCTCGTGCTCGCCGTGCTCGCGCTGTCGCTGTCCGGGCTGATCCCCGGCGCACTGCTGATGTGGCGCCTGGCAATCTGACCCAGGGCTCCAGCGGCTTCCTGCCGAGCAGGTCCAGAGGACCGTGTCGGACACCGTGGGGGGCCGATCTCAGCGAGCGGCGGTGAGCGTCTGGGCGACGGGGACGTGCGGGCTCGTCGACGTCGAGCGCTAGCTGGAGGGCTTCTCCTGGTCCTCGTCCTCGCCGGCGAGGGCGGAGCGGAGCCGCTCCTTCTCGGCGCGACGGCGCTCGGCGGCGGTGGCCATCTCCTCGGCCATCTCGTCCCGCCAGCCCTTCAGCAGGAAGAACGACAGGGCGGCCGAGAAGGCCAGCGCCACCATCAGCTTGATGAAGATGTTCAGCTCGACCAGCCAGAGGGCCGCCAGCACGGCGACGAACAGCCCGATCCGGCCCAGCGTGTACTTGACCGCCGCGCTCACGTTTCCGCACTCCGTTCTCCGCCGGGGCTCCCCGGCGGCAGGTTCAGCCCGTCCGGCGGGCCAGCCAGTGGACGCCGTGGAACCAGACCACCGCGTACCCGAGGGTGAAGGTCGCCGCCCCCAGCCCACCGGAGAGCAGCGGCGGGAGACCGGCGGCGAGGCCGGCCACCACGAGCCCGGCGACCACGCCCACCGCGGCGGCCGCCAGCGCCGACACCACCCGCGCCGCGCCGAACTCCCAGGCGCGGAAGTCGTCCCAGAACAGCCAGGCCGGCAGGATGATCGCCAGCCAGCCGTTCGACCGCCCGAACTCGCCGCTGCCGATCAGCGCGAACGCCCAGTCGAACAGCACCACCGCCAGCACGCCGATGACCAGGCCGGCCAGGCTCACCCCGAGCAGGTCGCCCAGGGTGAGGATGCGCCCCTCGGCGTCGCGCCGGGGGAACCCGCTCCGCTGCTCGGTCATGGTCTGGAAGGGTACGTGCCGACTCAGGCCCAGACCTGCTGCGGCTCGGCGCGGCGCTCGGCCAGGGACGGCGGGGCGTCGTACTCGCGGACCACCTCGTAACGGGTGTTCCGCTCGACGGGACGGAAGCCGGCGTCCCAGATCAGGTGCAGCAGGTCGTCCCGGTGCATCGTGTTCGGGGTGCCGTACGAGTCGGCGTCGTGGGTGATCTTGTATTCGACGACCGAGCCGTCCAGGTCGTCGACGCCGAAGTTGAGCGAGAGCTGGGCGACCGACAGCCCGTGCATGACCCAGAAGCACTTCACGTGCGGGACGTTGTCGAAGAGCAGCCGGGAGACCGCGAAGGTCTTCAGCGACTCGGCCGGCGACGCCATCGTCGTACGGGCCTGGATCCGGTTACGGATCTTGCCGTCCGCCGAGTCGACGAAGTCGTGCTGGTAGCGCAGCGGGATGAAGACCGCGAAGCCGCCGGTCTCGTCCTGGAGCTCGCGCAGCCGCAGCACGTGGTCCACCCGGTGCCGGGGCTCCTCGATGTGGCCGTAGAGCATCGTCGCCGGGGTCTTCATGCCCTTGCTGTGCGCCAGGGCGTGGATCCGCGACCAGTCCTCCCAGTGGCAGGCGTGGTCGACGATGTGCTGGCGGACCTCCCAGTCGAAGATCTCCGCGCCGCCGCCGGTCAGCGACTCCAGGCCGGCGTCCATCAGCTCGTCGAGGATCTCGTCGGCGCTCAGGCCGCTGATCTTCTCGAACCACTGCACCTCGGTGGCGGTGAAGCACTTGAGCTTGACGTTCGGCAGCGCCGCCTTCAGCTCGCGCAGCACCTTCGGGTAGTAGCGCCAGGGCAGGGTCGGGTGCAGGCCGTTGACGATGTGCAGCTCGGTGAGCTGCTCGTCCTCCATCTCCTTGGCCTTGCGGACCGCCTCGTCGATGCGCATCGTGTAGGCGTCCTTCTCCCCCGGCTTGCGCTGGAACGAGCAGTACGCGCACGAGGCGGAGCAGACGTTGGTCAGGTTGAGGTGCCGGTTGACGTTGAACATCACCCGGTCGCCGTTGAGCTCGGTGCGCCGGTGGTGCGCCAGCCGGCCGAGCCACGCGAGGTCGTCGCTGTCGTAGAGGGCGATCCCGTCCTCGCGGGTCAGCCGCTCGCCGGCGTACACCTTCGCTTCGAGCTCACGCTTGAGTCCGGCGTCCATCGAAAGCCACGTCCCTTCCACCTGCGGTAGGAATCGAGCGTACGTCGGCCCGCCGACGCCGCCGCAGCATGGTCGGCCCCCGTGGGCCGGTTCACCGAACTCTCAGGCACCCGTTACCTGTCCACGCATCGACATCGTTGCCTGGGTGCGGTAAGACAGGGTGGGACGTTCGCCACACACTGGTAGCGTCCCCACCGCCGCGCCCACCCGGCGCGGCGTCGCAGGCCGGACGGGGAGCGGAATGGTCGACAGCAGGCACGGGCGACGGCAGCGACGGCGGAGCCCGGTGATCTCGCCGGTGCTGCGCCCGGCGCTCTGGTCCGCCCTGCTCGGCGCCGTCGCCGCCACCGTCCTCGCCAACCCGGTCCAGGCCGACCCGTCGCTGCCCACCAGCGTCCCCGACACCGGGTCCCGCCCGTCCTACATCGGCCAGCTCCAGCTCCCCGGCGGCACGCCGGTCCCCGGGCTGCCGGGCACGGTCCCGGGCCTGCCGGGCACTCCCGGGCTGCCGGGCACGGTCCCCGGCGTGCCGGCCGGCAACGTCGGCAACGGCCCGCTCGCCGCGCAGATCTACGCCGCCGAGGCCCAGGTCGGGCAGCTCCGTGACCAGCTGCTCCTGCTCCAGCAGAAGCGCACCGAGGCCGAGGCGCAACGCGCCACCGCCGAGCGCGACCTCGCCCTCGCCCGGGACGCGGTGGCGCGCGCCCAAGAGGGTGCCGACGCCGCCGCCGCGGGCGCCTTCAAGGCCGCCGCCGCCCTCCCGCCGGGCGAGTTCGCCAACGACCTGCACGAACTGAGCCGGCTCTCCCGGATCATCCGGGGCGAGAAGGCCGAGGGCGGCACCACCGCCGCCGAGGGCGAGGTGTCCCGGGCCCGCACCGGCGAGCAGGCCGCCAACCAGGCGATGGTCTCGGCCGAGTCCCGCCTCACGGGCGCCAGGACGGAGTACGCCGCCGGCGAGAAGGCCCTGCGCGAGGCCGAGAAGAAGCTGGACAAGCTGAAGCGGGACAACGCCGCCCAGCTCGTCGAGATCGAGCGCCAGCAGGAGGCCGCCGAGCAGCGCCTCGGCGCCGGCTACCTCGGCAACGAGACCGCCAACGGCCTGGCCGCCCACCCGACGGCGCTGAAGGCCCTGGCGTACGCGAAGGCGCAGCTCGGCGACCCCTACCTGTGGGCGGCCGAGGGGCCGGACCGGTTCGACTGCTCCGGCCTCATCTACGCCGCCTACCGGTCGGCGGGCTACTACGGGCTGCCCCGGGTCTCCCGGGACCAGTACTACGCCACCCGGTCCCGCACCGTGTCCCGCACCGCGTTGCTCCCCGGTGACCTGCTCTTCTTCGCCTCCGGCACCAGTTGGACGACGATCCACCACATGGGCATGTACGTCGGCGGCGGCAAGATGATCCACGCGCCGACCACCGGCGACGTGGTGAAGATCTCCACCGTGCGCTGGTCGCGCCTCTACGCCGCCACCCGCGTCATCGGGGCGGTGCCCGCGCCGGTCAGCACCCCCTCGCCGACGCCGACGCCGAGCAAGCCGCCCGCGACGAAGCCGCCGGCCAGCCCGAAGCCGACCCCGTCGCCCACCTCGCCGTCGCCGAGCCCGTCGACCTCGCCGTCGGCGACGCCCACCGGCACCCCCTCGCCCAACCCCACGCCCAGCACGTCGACCTCGCCGTCGCCGTCCCCGAGCAGGTCGACCTCGCCGTCGCCGTCCCCGAGCAGCTCGGACGCCTCCTCGCCGAGCGCCTCGACCGGCAGTGTGGCTCCGACCACGGCGCAGAGCAGCTCCGTTCCGGCGGGCAGCACGTCGGCCACCGCCTCGGCCACCGCCTCGGCGAGCACCGGGAGCTGACCACGTCCCCCGGGCCGGCCGACGGGATCGGCCCCGACACCGCCCCGGAACGCGCTCCGGCTGTGCCGCCGGGCCGGAATGTGGCACGGTGACAGACAGGCACACCCGGTCCGATATCGCGGATCCGGGCGCGAGCGTGCGCGGAGGGCGAGCATGGCCGAGCAAGAGGTTCCGGCGGAGCCGGTCGACCACGGGTCCACGCCCGACCGGAGCCGTGCCGAGGCACCGCATCCCCTGACGTCCGTCGGCGCACCGTCGCCGGCCGCAGCCGGGCCGTCCGGGTCGTCGCCCGAGCCGCCCGCCGACGACGTACGCCGACAGCCCGCCGCGCCGGCCCGGGGCCGGGTGTCCGTGGCCACCGCGACCGCGCCCGGTCAGGACGACGCGGCACCACCGACCGGCCCGAGCGCCGGCACCACCTACCGGGCCGCCGGAACGGGCGCCCCGGCCGCCGCCCCGGTCCCCGGACAGCGGGCCACGGCGGGGGCGCGGGCCAGCGCGGCCGTACCGGGAATGCGACGGATGTCGGCCGACGAGGCCGGGGCCGTCCGGTCCCGGACGGGCGAGGCCCGGATCTACCGGGCGGCGCCGGTCAACCCGCAGCCCCCGGAGCCCGCCCAGCCGCCGGAGCCGGCGCAGCCGCCGACCCCACCCGTCCCGGAGCCCGAGCCGGCGCCCACGCCGCCGGTGCCGGGCCCGAACCCGCCGTCGCCGGCCCCTCCGGTCCCGACCCCGACGCCGCCGGTCCCCGGTCCCTACCCGCCGGGCCCGGTGCCCCCGGGGCCGGGGCCCAGGCCGCCGGCGCCGGTACCGCCCCTGCCGGGTCCGCCCACGCCGCCACCCGGGCCGCCGGTGCCCGCCCCGCCGCCCCCGCCCGGCCCGACGCCGGCGCCACCGTTCCCGCCGCCGCCCCTCACGGCCGCCGCGAGCGCCGGACCGGTACCGGGCCCCGTCGCGAGCGCACCGCCGTTCTCCGCGCCCTCGTTCTCCGCGCCCTCGTTCTCCGCGCCGCCGTTCTCTTCGCCGCCGGCTTCCGGGCCGCCGGCCGTGCCCGCTCCCGCGCTGCCGGGCTGGCCGCCGCCCACCAACCCGGGTGACCGCCGGCCCGGCGGCGCCGAGCCGGCCACCGCGCCCCGGGAGGCGCGCCGGCTGAGCGGTCGCGTCGACGGCCCGTCCACGCGCGTCGGGCAGGCCGAGGGCGTCCCCGCGGGCCGCTACGACGGCGGGCCCGACCTGGGCACCATCTACGGTGCGGGTACCGGAGCCGGCACCGAGGGCCCGGGCTTCAGCACCGTCGCGTTCCCGAACAACCCGGTGGAGAACTCCGGCTCGTTGACCGGGCACATCCTGGCCCAGGGCTGGACGGAGACCCCCACCGAGCAGCGGTCCAGCACGACCAAGGTGGTGGTCGTCCTGGCCGCCTCGCTGGGCCTGCTCGTGGCGATCAGCGTGCTGGTCGTGCTGCTCGCCAACGACACGGTGGGCGGGCTGGTGGGCGGCGTACTGAGCAAGTGAGCCGCGTACGACGACGATGGTGAGCCCGCCCACTACCCGTCCGTGGTCGGGTGGCGGGTTCGTCCTGTCCCCGTACACTGGTGGGGATCACTGACCCGGCGCGCCCTGCGCGCCCATGGGCGATCTTGCGGGCGATTCGGCGGCGTTCAGCTGCGGCAGGCCATCGCGAAGATGCGCCCCGCTCGAAAGGCATTTCTTGACGACCTTTGCTGAACCCAGCACGTTCCTGCCCGCCCTCGACACCGCCGACGCGCAGACCGCCGTCGAGCGGGACGGCACCGCCCAGGACCCGGCCGCCCCGGTGACGCCCGAGGCCACCGACTTCGCCGCGCTGGGGCTGCCCCAGCCGCTGGTCCAGGCGCTCGCCCGACAGGGCATCACCACCCCGTTCGAGATCCAGCGCGCCACCATGCCGGACGCGCTCGCCGGCCGGGACGTCCTCGGCCGGGGCCAGACCGGCTCCGGCAAGACCCTGGCCTTCGGCCTGCCCCTGCTGGCCCTGGTGGCCGACCGCAACCGGGCCCGGCCGCTGCGCCCCCGGGCCCTGGTCCTGGTGCCGACCCGGGAACTCGCGATGCAGGTCAACGACGCGCTGATGCCGCTCGGCAAGGCCGTCGGCGTGTTCCTGAAGACCGCCGTCGGCGGCGTGCCGTACGACCGGCAGATCGACGCCCTGCGGCGCGGGGTGGAGATCATCGTGGCCACCCCGGGCCGGCTGGGCGACCTGATCGCCCGGGGCGTCTGCTACCTGGACGACGTCGAGGTCACCGTCCTCGACGAGGCCGACCAGATGGCCGACATGGGCTTCCTGCCCGAGGTCACCGAGCTGCTGGCGAAGACGCCGGCCGGCACCCAGCGGCTGCTCTTCTCGGCCACCCTGGACGGCGACGTCGACGCGCTGGTCAAGCGGTTCATGACCGACCCGGTGACGCACTCCACCGCCCCGTCCACCGCCTCGGTGTCCACCATGGACCACCACATGCTGCTGATTCCGCCGCACGACAAGTTCCCGGTCACCGCGTCCATCGCGGCCCGGGACGGGCGGACGATGGTCTTCGCCCGCACCCAGCTCGGCGTCGACCGGCTGGTCGAGCAGCTGGCCGCCGTCGGCGTACGGGCGGGCGGGCTGCACGGCGGCAAGACCCAGCGGATGCGTACCCGTACGCTGGCCGAGTTCCGTGAGGGCCGGGTGAACGTCCTGGTCGCCACGGACGTGGCGGCCCGGGGCATCCACGTCGACGGGGTCTCGCTGGTGCTGCACGTCGACCCGCCGAAGGACCCGAAGGACTACCTGCACCGCGCGGGGCGTACCGCCCGGGCCGGCGAGTCCGGCGCGGTGGCCACGCTGGTGCTGCCGAAGCAGCGGCGGACCACGCTCGCCATGCTGGAGAAGGCCGGCGTGGCACCGGCCGAGACCCGGGTGCGGGCCGGCGATCCGGCGCTCGCCGAGCTGACCGGCGCCCGCGAGCCGAGCGGCGTCCCGGTGCGCGTCGAGGCCGAGGAGCCGCGCCGGCATGGCGACCGGCCGGGCGGCCCGCGCCGCTACGGCGACCGCGACACCCGGGGCGAGCGCCGCTACGGCGACCGTCCGCAGGGCGAACGCCGCTACGGCGACCGTCCCACCGACAGCCGCGGCTACGGCGACCGCCCCCAGGGCGAACGCCGCTACGGCGACCGTCCCACCGACAGCCGCGGCTACGGCGACCGCCCCCAGGGCGAACGCCGCTACGGCGACCGTCCCACCGACAGCCGCGGCTACGGCGACCGCCCCCAGGGCGAACGCCGCTACGGCGACCGCCCGACCGACGGTCGCAGCTACGGCGACCGCCCGCAGGGCGAGCGGCGCTTCGGCGACCGGGGTGGCTTCCGGCCCGAGGGCCGGGGGCGCGACGAGCGGCCGCGCGACGACCGGCGGGGCTTCGGCGGGCGTCCGCCCGCGCGTACCCACTGATCACCAGCGTCAGCCACGAACGCCGTCGCGGGGCCCAGGCTCCGCGACGGCGTTCGCGCATCCGCTGCCGGTGCCGGCCGGGTCGCGTAACGTCCGGCTCATGCCGACCATGCCGAAGTCGCTCTTCTGGACCCGGACGGACACCGCCGGCGCGGAGCACGCGCTGTTCGACGACGGCCGTGGGCTGACGGCGCGGGGGACGCTGACGGCCGTCGACCCGATCCCCTACACCTGCCGCTACCAGCTCGCCACCGACCCGGAGTGGGCCAGCGTCCGCGTCGAGGCGGAGGCGGAGGGCACCGGGTGGATGCGGAGCGTACGCCTGGAGCGGGTGACCGACGGGTGGCGGGTGACCACCGCCGAGCAGGGTGACCTGGACGCGGCGCTGCGGGCGGCCGGCCACCCGCCGGTCGGGCTGCCCGGCACCGACGACCCGGGCCGGCTGGCCGGGGCGGTGGACGTCGACCTCGGCGGAGCGGCGCTGTTCAACGCGCTACCGGTGCGCCGGCTCGGGCTGACCCGCGCCGCGGCCGACATCCCGCACCGGATCGACGTCGCCTGGTTGCTGGTGCCCAGCCTGCTGGTGGTGCCCGCCGAGCAGGTCTACACCCCGCTCGGCCCCGGCCGGGTCCGTTTCACCAGCGACACCTTCACCGCCGACATCGACCTCGACGGCGACGGCTATGTGCTGCGCTACCCCGGGCTGGCCGAGCGCGTCGGCCCACGCTGACCGGGCTGCGGACGCCTCCCCCGGCGACCCCGGGCCGGCCAGGCACCCAAGCGGGCGCCCCATGCCGGCCAACCCTGCCGGTTACGCGGCTCAGGCCGGCCACGCGGCTCAGCCACCCCGACGGCTCAGGCCGGCCAGGCGCCGGTGGTGAGGAAGCGCTCGACGGTCGCCAGGTGCGGGGTCGGGTCCAGTCCCTGGGCGGCCAGCCAGTCGTCGGAGTAGTAGGTGTCGACGTAACGGTCGCCCGCGTCGCAGATCAGGGTGACCACCGAGCCGGTGCGGCCCTCGGCGAGCAGCTCCGCGATCAGCCCGAAGGCGCCCCACAGGTTGGTGCCCGTCGAGCCGCCCACCCGGCGGCCGAGCACCGCCGAGCCGGCGCGCATGGCGGCCAGCGATGCGGCGTCGGGCACCTGGACCATCCGGTCCACCACCGACGGCACGAACGACGCCTCCACGGTCGGCCGGCCGATCCCCTCGATGCGGGAGCCCCGCCCGGTGCGCACCGACCAGTCGGCGGCCTGCCAGGCGGGATAGAACGCGGAGTTCTCCGGGTCGACCACGCACAACTTGGTGGGCAGCCGCTGGTAGCGGGCGTACCGGCCGATGGTGGCGCTGGTGCCGCCCGTGCCGGCGCCCACCACGACCCACGCCGGCACCGGGTGCCGCTCCAGGGCGAGCTGCGCGTAGATCGACTCGGCGATGTTGTTGTTGCCCCGCCAGTCGGTGGCCCGCTCGGCGTAGGTGAACTGGTCCATGAAGTGCCCGCCGGAGTCCTCCGCCAGCCAGCGCGCCTCCACGACCACCTTGGCCGGGTCGTCGACGAGGTGGCAGCGGCCGCCCTGGAACTCGATCTGGGCGATCTTCTCCGGCGAGGTGGACGCGGGCATCACCGCGATGAACGGCAGCCCCAGCATCCGCGCGAAGTACGCCTCGGAGACCGCCGTCGAGCCGGAGGACGCCTCCACGATCGTGGTCTCCGGGCCGATCCAGCCGTTGCACAGCCCGTAGAGGAAGAGCGAGCGGGCCAGCCGGTGCTTCAGCGAGCCGGTCGGGTGCACCGACTCGTCCTTGAGGTAGAGGTCGATCCCCCACGACCGGGGCAGCGGGAACGGCAGCAGGTGAGTGTCGGCGGAGCGGTTGGCGTCCGCCTCGACGGCGGCGATCGCCTCGGTCACCCAGCGCCGGCTGGCCTCGTCGCACCGGTCGATGTGAGTCACTCTCGAAACCTAGCAAGCCGGCTCACCGCGGATCGGCTCCGGTCCGGCGGCGCTGGCGGCGCTGACCGGCCCTGCCGGCCGCGAGGATCAGCGGGGCGAGCCGCACGGCGGCGCCGGGCAGCGCGTCGAGGAGCCGGACCTGCGCGCCGCGCCAGCGGGGGACGCTGACCACCGGGCGGGGCCGCCGGGCCAGTCGCGCGGCCCGCCGGGCCACCCGCTCGGGGGTCAGCAGCGTCCCGGTGAAGGAGGCCGCGGCGCCCGGGTCGTCGAGCCGGTCGTGCAGCATCGGCGTCCAGATCCCGTCCGGGCACAGGCACGACACGTGTACGCGCCGATGCCCGGCCAGCCGCAGGTCGGCGAGGGTGCCGATGCTGAACGCGACGAGGGCGTGCTTGCTGGCCGCGTAGACGGTCTCGCCGGGCGCGGCCACCAGGCCGGCCAGCGACACGACGTTGACCACGTGCCCGTGCCCCTGTTCCCGCATGACGGCCAGCGCGGCGAGGGTGCCGTTCATCGCGCCGAGGGCGTTGACCTCCATCACCCGGCGGCGGGTCGGCGCGTCGTGCTCCCAGGAGGGGCCGGTGACGAGGATCCCGGCGTTGTTCACCCAGAGGCCGAGCCCGCCCCGGCCGGCGGCCTCGGCGGCGACGGCGGCGCAGGCGTCCTCGTCGCGTACGTCCAGCCGGCGCGACCAGCCGCCCAGCGGGGCGGCGGCACGGGCCACCGCCTGGTCGTCGTGGTCGGTGAGGAGCACCGGCCAGCCGTCGGCGTGCAGCGCGGCGGCGATGGCGCGGCCGAGGCCGCCGGCCGCGCCGGTGACCACCGCCGTCCCGCGGGCTGGCTTCGTCATCGGCGCACGCTATCGCCGCCCGGCGACGGTGCGCCAGAGCCGGCCGGACGCGGGCTCTCCGGCGACCGCGCACCAGCGCCGGCCGGACGTGCTGTCCAGGGGCCGAGGGCCGGAGGTGGCGGGATGCGGCTGTCGGGGCGGTCGAGGGCCGGCGGGCGGCGGGTCAGGCGGCGGGCGGCACCGGGGCCTGTGGCCGGTTCTCCCACTTCGTGGACAGGGCGATGCCGGTCCGGGTGGAGGCGACCCCCGGGGTCCGGTTCAGCCGCACGATGAGCCGCTCCAGCTCGGCGATGGTGCCCACCCGGGCCTTGAGCATGAACGACTCGACGCCGGCCATGAAGTAGCAGGATTCGATCTCGGGCATCTGCCGGAACGCCTCCAGCACGTCGTCGGTGTCGCCGCCGGAGTCCTCGACGATGCCGATGAGCGCGGTGACGGCGAAACCGATCGCCTCGGGGTCCACCTCCGCCCGGTAGGCCCGGATCACGCCGCTGGACTCCAGCTTGCCGACCCGCTCGTGCACGGCGGGCGCGGAGAGGCCGACCTGCCGGGCCAGCTCGGCGTAGGACAGGCGGGCGTTGCCGCGTAGCAGCTCCACGAGGCTCAGGTCGATGGCGTCCACGGACTGTGACCCTAGCGGTCGGGGCGTAACGTCGGGCATCCGGCGCGCGTTGGACATGACAGGGTGTAGTCGTTCGCAAACTCGCAGTCAAGGGAGCCGCACGCAGGTAATATTTCCTAACTTCCCACTCAGTGCGTTTTTCGCGTTTGGCGGACAGGCCAGGTCGCTGGTGCTGTAATTGCCATACGTCCCTCATGACGGCTCTGGGCTCGCACCGGCCGGGGGCAGTGTGTTCAGCCGGGGGCTTCGTCGACGCGAGGAGGGGGCTGTGGACACTGGAGATCGCCTGCTGACACCGGGTGAAGTTGCCGCGCTGTTTCGGGTTGACCCGAAGACTGTGACGCGATGGGCAGCGGCGGGCCGGATAGGCAGCATCCGGACTCCAGGCGGGCATCGCCGGTTTCGGGAATCCGAGGTGCGGGCCCTGCTTGAGGGGGAGGGCATGTTGGACGAGGCGGAAGACGTCGGCAAACCGCGTAACGCGGGGCCGGCCGCCTCGACCGGGCCGGGCCCGGCCAACGCCGGAATGTATTGAATGGTGCGGATCGTCACGCGGGCCGGACGCAAGCTCCGGTCCGCGTCCCGGTGAGCCGGGCCCGGGTCACTCCCGCGCCACGCCCAGCTCACCCGACCAACGACGGAACAGCGTGTGCGGTACGCCGAGGGCGTCCAGCACCTTGCCGGCCACGAAGTCGACGAGCTGCGGGGCGGAGGCCGCCGCCCCCGCGCCGTAGAAGCCGGGGCTGGCCGGCAACACGACCGCTCCGGCGTCGTGCAGCGCGATCAGGTGCTCCAGGTGGCTGCGGGTCACCGGCGTCTCCCGGGGCACCACCACCACCGGCCGGCGCTCCTTGAGGTTGACCTCGGCGGCCCGCTGCAACAGGTCCTTGGAGAGCCCGATCGCGATGCCGGCGCAGGCCGCCGTGCTCGCCGGGACCACCGCCATCCCGCGTACCCGGTACGAGCCGCTGCTCGGGCCGGCGGCCAGGTCGCCGGCGGGCCAGTGCCGCACGTCGGCCCCCGCGAGGTCGCGGCCCAGCCAGGCGGCGAGGTCCTCGGTCCAGTGTGCGTCCCGGAACGGGCGCCCGGTCTCGTCGAGGACGGTCAGCCGGGCGGCCCGGGAGACGATCAGGTCCACCGCCTCGCCGGCGTCGAGCAACGCCCGCACGACGGCCGCCGCGTACGGCGTGCCGGACGCCCCGGAGACTCCGACCACCCATGGTTCGCGCATGCCCTCCAGCCTGCCTGGTCGCCCCGTCCCGGCGCCGGGCACCCCCGCCCGGAGCGTCCGTGATGTCCCGCTCGGGCGTCGGTTGTGCCCCGACGGGCGCGATGTCGGGTCGGGAGCGCGCCCATCCCGACGGCCTGACATGCTGCCGGTGGCAATTCCCACGCGTAGCGGGATCGCACCCGGGAGGAATCGGTGATGACCGGCGAGGTCCTGCGGTCGCTACGGTCCGAGTG
The nucleotide sequence above comes from Micromonospora sp. M71_S20. Encoded proteins:
- a CDS encoding UbiX family flavin prenyltransferase, whose amino-acid sequence is MREPWVVGVSGASGTPYAAAVVRALLDAGEAVDLIVSRAARLTVLDETGRPFRDAHWTEDLAAWLGRDLAGADVRHWPAGDLAAGPSSGSYRVRGMAVVPASTAACAGIAIGLSKDLLQRAAEVNLKERRPVVVVPRETPVTRSHLEHLIALHDAGAVVLPASPGFYGAGAAASAPQLVDFVAGKVLDALGVPHTLFRRWSGELGVARE
- a CDS encoding BldC family transcriptional regulator, which produces MDTGDRLLTPGEVAALFRVDPKTVTRWAAAGRIGSIRTPGGHRRFRESEVRALLEGEGMLDEAEDVGKPRNAGPAASTGPGPANAGMY